In one Solanum dulcamara chromosome 1, daSolDulc1.2, whole genome shotgun sequence genomic region, the following are encoded:
- the LOC129885468 gene encoding putative pentatricopeptide repeat-containing protein At1g74580 isoform X1 produces MSAVVLPKHVAAVLQCQKNPLRALEIFNLMKKEHGFSHNLITYKCMVEKLSYYGEFKAMEGVIEEARQKIDNRLLEGVYITAIRGYGKKGKVQQAVDVFEKMDFFNCEPSLHSFNTIMNILVEHGYFKQAHKVYMKMLENGISPDVYTFTIRIKSFCRTNRPHVALRLLNNMLDQGCEFNAVACCTVIAGFYDVNCRVEACELFDEMLSLRITPNVTTFNKLICTLCKKGDVQESERLLNKILKRGVFPNLFTCNLLLQGLSVNGQIHEAARMLEALRKEGLNADVVTYNTLICGLCKHSKVAEAESYLHQMVNRGLDPDAFTYNTIIGTYCKLGMIQKADIILNNAVYKGFVPDVFTFCSLIYGLCQDGDFNRAKSLFNEAIDKGMKSNVILYNTLIKGMCQQGHILEALKLITEIPEKSCRPNTWTYNLIINGLCKMGCVSDASNILNDAVTKGILPDIFTFNTLIDGYCKQSKLADAVEILNTMWDHDIVPDVITYNTMLNGLCKLKTSDDVMETFKVMVEKGCAPNIITYNMLIESLCKSRKLMKALELLEDIQSKGLIPDTVSFGTLINGFCENEDLDGAYELFRRMKRQYKCSHTTATYNILISAFATKLRMDMAEKLFLEMNESGCPPDNYTYRCMIDGFCKVDNTEFGYKFFLENMTKEFLPSKETVGRVINCLCVKNRLLEAVGIIHLMVQKGVVPNVVHTIFEADKKHVAAPKIVVEDLLKKNHITYYAYELLYDGIRDKNILKKLSMKFQSHITRAI; encoded by the exons ATGAGTGCTGTTGTGCTTCCTAAACATGTGGCCGCTGTATTACAATGTCAAAAGAACCCTTTAAGGGCACTAGAAATATTCaatttaatgaaaaaggaacATGGGTTTAGCCATAATTTGATTACCTACAAATGTATGGTTGAAAAGCTTAGTTATTATGGAGAGTTCAAGGCAATGGAAGGTGTCATTGAAGAAGCCAGGCAAAAAATTGATAATAGGTTGTTAGAAGGGGTGTACATTACTGCTATTAGAGGTtatggaaagaaggggaaagtTCAACAGGCGGTCGATGTGTTTGAGAAGATGGATTTTTTCAATTGTGAGCCGTCTCTTCATTCGTttaacacaatcatgaataTATTGGTTGAACATGGTTATTTTAAACAAGCCCATAAAGTTTATATGAAAATGCTGGAAAATGGTATTTCTCCTGATGTATATACTTTTACTATTAGGATAAAGTCATTTTGTAGGACAAACCGGCCTCATGTTGCGTTAAGGCTTTTGAATAACATGCTTGATCAAGGATGTGAATTTAATGCAGTCGCATGTTGTACGGTAATTGCTGGATTTTATGATGTGAATTGTCGAGTTGAGGCTTGCGAATTGTTTGATGAAATGCTTAGCCTCAGAATAACTCCTAATGTTACTACGTTTAATAAGCTTATATGTACACTTTGTAAGAAGGGGGACGTCCAAGAAAGTGAAAGGCTTCTTAACAAGATTCTGAAAAGAGGGGTGTTTCCAAATCTGTTTACATGTAATCTCTTACTACAAGGTCTTTCTGTAAATGGCCAGATACATGAAGCTGCTAGGATGTTGGAAGCCTTGAGGAAAGAAGGTTTAAATGCTGATGTAGTCACTTATAACACTCTTATTTGTGGTTTATGCAAACACTCAAAGGTTGCTGAAGCTGAGTCTTACTTGCATCAGATGGTGAACCGTGGGCTCGACCCTGATGCATTCACCTATAACACAATCATTGGCACATATTGCAAATTGGGTATGATACAGAAAGCGGACATAATCCTTAATAATGCAGTTTATAAAGGTTTTGTTCCTGATGTGTTTACTTTCTGCTCCCTTATTTATGGATTATGCCAGGATGGTGACTTCAACAGAGCCAAGAGTTTATTTAATGAAGCCATAGATAAGGGTATGAAGTCTAATGTAATCCTCTATAATACCTTAATTAAGGGAATGTGTCAGCAAGGACATATCTTAGAAGCATTGAAATTGATTACTGAAATCCCTGAGAAAAGTTGCAGGCCTAATACATGGACTTATAATCTGATCATCAATGGGTTGTGCAAGATGGGCTGTGTATCTGATGctagtaatatcctaaatgatGCTGTGACCAAAGGGATCCTTCCTGATATTTTTACCTTCAACACCTtgattgatggttattgcaaaCAGTCAAAATTGGCTGATGCAGTCGAGATTCTAAATACAATGTGGGATCATGATATTGTTCCAGATGTGATAACCTATAACACAATGTTGAATGGACTTTGCAAGCTTAAAACTTCTGATGATGTGATGGAAACCTTCAAAGTCATGGTGGAAAAAGGGTGTGCCCCAAATATAATCACATATAATATGCTCATTGAAAGCCTCTGTAAATCTCGAAAGCTTATGAAAGCTTTAGAATTACTTGAGGATATTCAGAGCAAGGGTCTTATTCCTGATACAGTGAGTTTTGGCACTCTGATAAATGGGTTTTGTGAGAATGAGGATTTGGATGGAGCTTATGAGCTATTCAGAAGAATGAAAAGGCAATATAAATGTTCTCATACTACTGCAACATACAATATATTGATCAGTGCATTTGCTACAAAGCTGAGAATGGACATGGCAGAGAAGCTTTTTCTTGAGATGAATGAATCTGGCTGTCCTCCTGATAACTACACATACCGTTGTATGATAGATGGTTTCTGCAAGGTCGACAATACTGAATTTGGATACAAGTTTTTCCTTGAAAACATGACGAAAGAATTTCTTCCATCAAAAGAAACAGTGGGACGAGTGATCAATTGCCTATGTGTGAAGAACAGGTTACTTGAAGCAGTTGGTATCATTCATCTCATGGTGCAGAAGGGTGTTGTCCCTAATGTGGTCCACACAATTTTTGAAGCAGATAAAAAGCATGTGGCGGCTCCTAAGATTGTTGTGGAAGACTTGCTGAAGAAGAATCATATCACCTATTATGCCTACGAGCTTTTATATGATGGGATAAGagacaaaaatattttgaagaaattatCAATGAAG TTTCAGAGTCATATTACAAGAGCGATATAG
- the LOC129885468 gene encoding putative pentatricopeptide repeat-containing protein At1g74580 isoform X2, giving the protein MSAVVLPKHVAAVLQCQKNPLRALEIFNLMKKEHGFSHNLITYKCMVEKLSYYGEFKAMEGVIEEARQKIDNRLLEGVYITAIRGYGKKGKVQQAVDVFEKMDFFNCEPSLHSFNTIMNILVEHGYFKQAHKVYMKMLENGISPDVYTFTIRIKSFCRTNRPHVALRLLNNMLDQGCEFNAVACCTVIAGFYDVNCRVEACELFDEMLSLRITPNVTTFNKLICTLCKKGDVQESERLLNKILKRGVFPNLFTCNLLLQGLSVNGQIHEAARMLEALRKEGLNADVVTYNTLICGLCKHSKVAEAESYLHQMVNRGLDPDAFTYNTIIGTYCKLGMIQKADIILNNAVYKGFVPDVFTFCSLIYGLCQDGDFNRAKSLFNEAIDKGMKSNVILYNTLIKGMCQQGHILEALKLITEIPEKSCRPNTWTYNLIINGLCKMGCVSDASNILNDAVTKGILPDIFTFNTLIDGYCKQSKLADAVEILNTMWDHDIVPDVITYNTMLNGLCKLKTSDDVMETFKVMVEKGCAPNIITYNMLIESLCKSRKLMKALELLEDIQSKGLIPDTVSFGTLINGFCENEDLDGAYELFRRMKRQYKCSHTTATYNILISAFATKLRMDMAEKLFLEMNESGCPPDNYTYRCMIDGFCKVDNTEFGYKFFLENMTKEFLPSKETVGRVINCLCVKNRLLEAVGIIHLMVQKGVVPNVVHTIFEADKKHVAAPKIVVEDLLKKNHITYYAYELLYDGIRDKNILKKLSMKVHPI; this is encoded by the coding sequence ATGAGTGCTGTTGTGCTTCCTAAACATGTGGCCGCTGTATTACAATGTCAAAAGAACCCTTTAAGGGCACTAGAAATATTCaatttaatgaaaaaggaacATGGGTTTAGCCATAATTTGATTACCTACAAATGTATGGTTGAAAAGCTTAGTTATTATGGAGAGTTCAAGGCAATGGAAGGTGTCATTGAAGAAGCCAGGCAAAAAATTGATAATAGGTTGTTAGAAGGGGTGTACATTACTGCTATTAGAGGTtatggaaagaaggggaaagtTCAACAGGCGGTCGATGTGTTTGAGAAGATGGATTTTTTCAATTGTGAGCCGTCTCTTCATTCGTttaacacaatcatgaataTATTGGTTGAACATGGTTATTTTAAACAAGCCCATAAAGTTTATATGAAAATGCTGGAAAATGGTATTTCTCCTGATGTATATACTTTTACTATTAGGATAAAGTCATTTTGTAGGACAAACCGGCCTCATGTTGCGTTAAGGCTTTTGAATAACATGCTTGATCAAGGATGTGAATTTAATGCAGTCGCATGTTGTACGGTAATTGCTGGATTTTATGATGTGAATTGTCGAGTTGAGGCTTGCGAATTGTTTGATGAAATGCTTAGCCTCAGAATAACTCCTAATGTTACTACGTTTAATAAGCTTATATGTACACTTTGTAAGAAGGGGGACGTCCAAGAAAGTGAAAGGCTTCTTAACAAGATTCTGAAAAGAGGGGTGTTTCCAAATCTGTTTACATGTAATCTCTTACTACAAGGTCTTTCTGTAAATGGCCAGATACATGAAGCTGCTAGGATGTTGGAAGCCTTGAGGAAAGAAGGTTTAAATGCTGATGTAGTCACTTATAACACTCTTATTTGTGGTTTATGCAAACACTCAAAGGTTGCTGAAGCTGAGTCTTACTTGCATCAGATGGTGAACCGTGGGCTCGACCCTGATGCATTCACCTATAACACAATCATTGGCACATATTGCAAATTGGGTATGATACAGAAAGCGGACATAATCCTTAATAATGCAGTTTATAAAGGTTTTGTTCCTGATGTGTTTACTTTCTGCTCCCTTATTTATGGATTATGCCAGGATGGTGACTTCAACAGAGCCAAGAGTTTATTTAATGAAGCCATAGATAAGGGTATGAAGTCTAATGTAATCCTCTATAATACCTTAATTAAGGGAATGTGTCAGCAAGGACATATCTTAGAAGCATTGAAATTGATTACTGAAATCCCTGAGAAAAGTTGCAGGCCTAATACATGGACTTATAATCTGATCATCAATGGGTTGTGCAAGATGGGCTGTGTATCTGATGctagtaatatcctaaatgatGCTGTGACCAAAGGGATCCTTCCTGATATTTTTACCTTCAACACCTtgattgatggttattgcaaaCAGTCAAAATTGGCTGATGCAGTCGAGATTCTAAATACAATGTGGGATCATGATATTGTTCCAGATGTGATAACCTATAACACAATGTTGAATGGACTTTGCAAGCTTAAAACTTCTGATGATGTGATGGAAACCTTCAAAGTCATGGTGGAAAAAGGGTGTGCCCCAAATATAATCACATATAATATGCTCATTGAAAGCCTCTGTAAATCTCGAAAGCTTATGAAAGCTTTAGAATTACTTGAGGATATTCAGAGCAAGGGTCTTATTCCTGATACAGTGAGTTTTGGCACTCTGATAAATGGGTTTTGTGAGAATGAGGATTTGGATGGAGCTTATGAGCTATTCAGAAGAATGAAAAGGCAATATAAATGTTCTCATACTACTGCAACATACAATATATTGATCAGTGCATTTGCTACAAAGCTGAGAATGGACATGGCAGAGAAGCTTTTTCTTGAGATGAATGAATCTGGCTGTCCTCCTGATAACTACACATACCGTTGTATGATAGATGGTTTCTGCAAGGTCGACAATACTGAATTTGGATACAAGTTTTTCCTTGAAAACATGACGAAAGAATTTCTTCCATCAAAAGAAACAGTGGGACGAGTGATCAATTGCCTATGTGTGAAGAACAGGTTACTTGAAGCAGTTGGTATCATTCATCTCATGGTGCAGAAGGGTGTTGTCCCTAATGTGGTCCACACAATTTTTGAAGCAGATAAAAAGCATGTGGCGGCTCCTAAGATTGTTGTGGAAGACTTGCTGAAGAAGAATCATATCACCTATTATGCCTACGAGCTTTTATATGATGGGATAAGagacaaaaatattttgaagaaattatCAATGAAGGTTCATCCTATTTAA